In Apium graveolens cultivar Ventura chromosome 10, ASM990537v1, whole genome shotgun sequence, the following are encoded in one genomic region:
- the LOC141693485 gene encoding histidine biosynthesis bifunctional protein hisIE, chloroplastic-like isoform X2 yields MQGFANRDALASTISSKKATFYSRSRSKLWTKGETSMNYINICDVFLDCDKDSILYLGKPDGPSCHTGSETCYYTSVFDSLHSSQAEGSKLAMTTLQSLEATILQRKAEISESSTAKPSWTRRLLLDNKLLCSKIREEADELCRTLEDSEEAPQTASEMADVLYHAMVLLSVRGVTMEEVLTVLRKRFSRSGIEEKRSRKLEGS; encoded by the exons ATGCAAGGTTTTGCCAACAGGGATGCACTTGCATCCACCATTTCCTCTAAGAAAGCCACATTTTACAGTAGATCAAGGTCAAAGTTATGGACCAAGGGGGAGACCTCTATGAATTACATTAATATCTGCGATGTCTTCTTAGACTGCGACAAAGACTCC ATACTATATCTTGGAAAGCCAGATGGACCCTCTTGCCATACTGGATCAGAAACCTGCTACTATACATCTGTTTTTGATTCCCTGCATAGTTCACAG GCAGAAGGAAGTAAATTGGCAATGACAACATTACAGTCCCTAGAGGCCACAATCCTCCAACGAAAAGCAGAAATATCAGAATCTTCAACTGCAAAGCCTTCGTGGACTAGGCGGTTGCTGCTCGACAACAAGTTGCTTTGCTCGAAAATCCG AGAGGAGGCTGATGAGTTATGCCGAACCCTGGAAGACAGTGAGGAAGCACCACAGACTGCATCAGAAATGGCTGATGTGCTGTATCATGCTATGGTTTTACTGTCTGTAAGAGGAGTGACCATGGAAGAGGTCTTAACTGTCCTTCGGAAGAGATTCTCAAGATCAGGCATTGAGGAAAAAAGAAGCCGCAAGCTGGAAGGAAGCTAA